The Euphorbia lathyris chromosome 2, ddEupLath1.1, whole genome shotgun sequence genome includes a window with the following:
- the LOC136220564 gene encoding protein SRG1-like codes for MENKIVNLGTSLIVPCVQELAKNKDDDIPHRYIQDYLEDQNDDIQNDDDEIPIIDMHRLVSEASEVEKLDHACKEWGFFQLVNHGVIVDKIKEEVKELFKLPMEEKKRYWQYPGEVEGFGQAFVVSEEQKLDWGDLFFLVTHPCHARKHHLFPNLPLPLREILDNYSIDLKNLAMKILSSMAKAVEIDTGIFEDGHQSMRMNYYPPCPQPQKVIGLTPHSDAAALTILLQLDQVEGLQIKRNGKWISINPLPNAFVVNIGDILEIMTNGIYRSIEHRATVNSEKERMSIATFYAPKYEAEIGPAPSLINHQNPSLFRRIGVEQYFKTLFARQLRSKSFLDTFRI; via the exons atggaaaacaaGATAGTGAATCTTGGAACTTCTCTTATTGTACCTTGTGTTCAAGAATTAGCCAAAAACAAGGATGATGATATTCCACACAGATATATTCAAGACTATCTTGAAGATCAAAATGATGATATCcaaaatgatgatgatgaaattCCAATCATTGATATGCATAGATTAGTTTCAGAGGCTTCTGAAGTAGAGAAGCTTGACCATGCTTGCAAAGAGTGGGGTTTCTTCCAGTTGGTGAACCATGGAGTTATAGTGGATAAGATAAAGGAAGAAGTGAAAGAATTGTTCAAACTCCCAatggaagaaaagaaaagatattgGCAATATCCAGGAGAAGTAGAAGGTTTTGGTCAAGCCTTTGTTGTTTCAGAAGAACAGAAGCTTGATTGGGGTGACCTTTTCTTCTTGGTTACTCACCCTTGTCATGCTAGAAAGCATCATCTATTTCCTaaccttcctcttcctcttagAGAGATCTTGGATAACTACTCTATAGACCTTAAAAACTTAGCCATGAAGATTTTATCAAGCATGGCCAAAGCAGTTGAGATAGATACAGGAATATTTGAAGATGGACATCAGTCAATGAGGATGAATTATTACCCTCCATGTCCACAACCTCAAAAAGTAATTGGACTTACACCACATTCAGATGCTGCAGCTCTCACTATTCTCTTACAACTCGATCAAGTTgaaggtcttcaaattaaaagaAATGGGAAATGGATCTCCATTAACCCTCTCCCTAATGCTTTTGTAGTCAACATTGGAGACATTTTGGAG ATTATGACGAATGGGATATACCGCAGCATTGAGCACAGGGCAACAGTGAATTCAGAAAAGGAAAGAATGTCAATTGCAACATTTTATGCACCAAAATATGAAGCTGAAATAGGGCCAGCACCAAGCTTGATCAACCATCAGAATCCATCTTTGTTTCGAAGAATTGGAGTTGAACAATATTTCAAAACCCTTTTTGCTCGTCAGCTTCGTAGTAAATCTTTTCTTGACACTTTTAGAATATGA
- the LOC136218590 gene encoding protein SRG1-like, whose product MESSQPKKNPSLGNSLLVPCVQELAKDSLLTVPPRYLRSDLELNTHHHDDEDEVPVIDFQRLLDPESMDSELSRLHFASKDWGFFQLINHGVSSSLLDKMKIQVQEFFNLPMEDKKRFWQYPGEIEGFGQAFVVSDDQKLDWGDLFFMLTQPLHLRKPHLFPNLPLPFRDTLENYSSQVKNLAVSILDQMAKALKIKPEEMREFWNETRQTMRMNYYPPCPQPEKVIGLTPHSDGTGLTILLQVNDVEGLQITKDGKWVPIKPLPNAFVVNIGDILEIITNGTYRSILHRATVNSEKERLSIASFHSPRYDGEIGPAPSLITEETPPLYTTITVQDFFKGLFSRQLREKSYIDTLKIQHAD is encoded by the exons ATGGAATCATCCCAACCGAAAAAAAATCCCAGTCTGGGAAACTCTTTGTTGGTTCCGTGTGTTCAAGAATTAGCCAAGGACTCTTTGCTTACTGTCCCTCCAAGATATCTTCGCTCTGATTTGGAACTAAATACACATCAtcatgatgatgaagatgaagtcCCTGTTATTGATTTTCAGCGTTTACTTGATCCTGAATCTATGGATTCCGAATTGTCCAGACTCCATTTTGCTTCCAAAGATTGGGGTTTTTTCCAG TTGATAAACCATGGAGTAAGCTCTTCATTGCTGGATAAAATGAAGATCCAAGTTCAAGAGTTCTTCAATCTCCCAATGGAGGATAAGAAAAGGTTCTGGCAATATCCTGGCGAAATAGAGGGATTCGGACAAGCCTTCGTTGTGTCTGATGACCAAAAGCTTGACTGGGGCGACCTCTTTTTCATGCTTACTCAACCTCTTCATTTGAGGAAACCTCACTTGTTCCCAAACCTCCCTCTTCCTTTCAGAGACACCTTGGAGAATTACTCATCACAAGTCAAAAACTTGGCAGTGTCTATCCTTGATCAGATGGCAAAAGCTTTGAAAATTAAACCTGAGGAAATGAGAGAATTTTGGAATGAAACTAGGCAAACTATGAGGATGAATTACTATCCACCATGTCCTCAACCCGAAAAGGTCATAGGACTAACCCCACACTCAGATGGCACCGGCCTCACCATTCTTCTGCAAGTTAATGATGTTGAAGGTCTTCAGATTACCAAAGACGGCAAATGGGTTCCTATCAAGCCTCTCCCAAATGCATTTGTTGTCAACATTGGTGACATTTTGGAG ATCATAACCAATGGGACATACCGAAGCATCCTGCATCGCGCAACAGTGAATTCGGAAAAGGAAAGACTGTCAATTGCATCATTCCATTCACCAAGATATGATGGTGAAATAGGACCTGCCCCAAGCTTGATTACTGAGGAAACACCACCATTGTATACAACAATAACGGTTCAAGACTTCTTTAAGGGTTTATTTTCTCGCCAGCTTCGTGAAAAATCCTACATTGATACTTTGAAAATACAACATGCAGATTAA